A single window of Methanobacterium sp. DNA harbors:
- a CDS encoding metal-dependent transcriptional regulator, with the protein MAEKYTLSENVEEYLEILYKLSPHGEQVSTSQISDNLRISPASVTQMLKKLADTGYVEYSPYKGAVLTEKGLKIAKKITRKHRLLERFLCDILKIKKDKIHEQACEMEHTLSDDAERALCHLLEHPNKCPGDNVIPECDLKFTSCEECLLQKEEDLEEVGKRNQNLVSIVDLKERNKGKVSFIRGDHKVIRRLLDMGITIGAIIRVMKVAPLCGPVEVAVRGSKLALGHDIASNVFVEAVDEEGC; encoded by the coding sequence ATGGCCGAAAAGTATACACTAAGTGAAAATGTCGAAGAATACTTGGAAATTCTCTACAAACTCAGCCCACATGGAGAACAGGTAAGCACTTCACAAATATCAGATAATTTAAGAATTTCTCCTGCAAGTGTTACTCAAATGCTAAAAAAACTAGCAGATACAGGATACGTTGAATATTCACCATATAAAGGAGCTGTATTAACCGAAAAAGGACTCAAAATCGCAAAAAAAATTACCAGAAAACACAGGTTACTTGAAAGATTTTTATGCGATATCCTCAAAATTAAAAAAGATAAAATCCATGAACAGGCTTGTGAGATGGAACATACACTTTCAGATGATGCAGAAAGAGCACTATGCCACCTCCTTGAACATCCTAATAAATGTCCAGGGGATAACGTTATTCCTGAATGTGATTTAAAGTTTACAAGTTGTGAAGAATGTTTATTGCAGAAAGAAGAAGATTTAGAAGAAGTAGGAAAACGTAATCAAAATCTTGTATCAATAGTTGATCTTAAGGAACGTAATAAAGGAAAAGTAAGTTTCATAAGAGGGGATCATAAGGTAATTCGAAGACTTTTAGACATGGGAATTACCATTGGGGCTATTATTAGAGTGATGAAAGTTGCACCTTTATGCGGTCCTGTGGAAGTTGCAGTAAGGGGTTCAAAACTTGCACTTGGACACGATATAGCATCAAACGTTTTTGTTGAAGCTGTTGATGAAGAGGGGTGCTGA